The following proteins are encoded in a genomic region of Polynucleobacter paludilacus:
- a CDS encoding XdhC family protein codes for MENLDLIVLRALLDWRRAGKKALLATVVRTWGSSPRPVGSIMALCEDGSVVGSVSGGCIEDDLIRNYSGLQHFPLDQQSAPQFLKYGVTADEAHRFGLPCGGTLEILLEFNVDIEPLAKLINELTDGKLVARETELKTGTVTLKVIAQPEALSINETVLSNTFGPEYRMLIIGAGQLSEYLATMALFNGFSVTICDPREEYRSSWKLPGITLSSEMPDDLVQEMKLDSRSCVVALTHDPKLDDLALLDALQTEAFYVGAIGSRRNSDARRQRMIEHFGHSEESIAKLKGPVGIYIGSKTPPEVAVSVMAEILAVKNGVTLPQSSQVSYAKDIFNFE; via the coding sequence ATGGAAAATCTAGACCTCATCGTATTGAGAGCACTGCTTGATTGGAGACGCGCCGGTAAAAAAGCGCTGCTAGCAACTGTAGTGAGAACCTGGGGTTCATCCCCTCGGCCCGTGGGATCAATCATGGCCTTATGCGAAGATGGAAGCGTGGTTGGTAGTGTCTCAGGTGGTTGCATTGAGGATGATCTGATTCGGAACTACAGTGGGCTTCAGCATTTTCCGCTCGACCAGCAAAGTGCACCCCAATTTCTTAAATATGGTGTGACAGCAGATGAGGCCCATCGTTTTGGTTTACCTTGTGGCGGCACTCTAGAGATCCTGCTTGAGTTCAATGTCGATATAGAACCATTAGCAAAACTCATCAACGAGTTAACTGATGGCAAGCTGGTTGCGCGTGAGACGGAACTCAAAACAGGTACAGTCACTTTGAAGGTGATTGCTCAGCCTGAAGCGCTGTCAATTAATGAGACGGTACTCAGTAACACCTTTGGACCTGAATACCGCATGCTCATTATCGGTGCCGGTCAGCTATCAGAGTATCTGGCAACCATGGCCTTATTTAATGGCTTTAGCGTGACCATCTGTGATCCCCGTGAAGAGTACCGTAGCAGCTGGAAGCTCCCTGGTATAACGCTCAGCTCAGAGATGCCCGATGATCTAGTTCAAGAGATGAAGCTCGACAGTCGCAGTTGTGTGGTCGCCCTAACCCATGACCCCAAGTTAGATGACCTTGCCTTATTAGATGCTTTGCAAACCGAAGCCTTTTATGTTGGTGCGATTGGTTCACGCAGAAATAGCGATGCTAGACGCCAAAGGATGATTGAGCATTTTGGACACTCTGAAGAGTCCATTGCTAAACTCAAAGGCCCGGTAGGAATTTACATTGGTAGCAAGACGCCCCCAGAGGTAGCGGTGAGCGTGATGGCTGAAATATTGGCAGTCAAGAATGGAGTCACTCTGCCACAGTCCTCAC